TCCCGGGTGGACGTTGCCCAACGTGATGGGCGTTGGCGGGCTACAGGCGCTCATCAAGGCGGGAGCCGACGTGCGCGGCAAGCGCGTGGTGATCGCCGGGTCGGGGCCGCTCGTCCTGCCCGTGGCGGCCACCGCCGCACAGCACGGAGCACGCCTGTCCGCCGTCTGTGAGCAGGCTCCGCTCGGCGACGTCCTGGCATTCGCCGCCGGCCTCTGGCGGTCGCCCGCCAAGCTGATCACCGCCGCGACGTACCGCGCGAGGTTCCCGCTGGCGCGGTTCCGCGCCGGCGTCTGGATTGAACGGGTGCACGGCGACGACCGCGTGCGCAGCGCCACCCTCACCGATGGCGACGCGAGTTGGCGCGTGCCGTGCGACCTGGTGGCCACCGCGTGCGGGCTGATTCCGAACGTCGAACTCGGGACCTGGTTGGGCTGCGAAGTCCGGGGCGGCGCGCTGACCGTGAACCACGATCAACAGACGTCGGTGCCCGGTGTGTTCGCGGCCGGCGAGTGCGCCGGCGTGGGCGGCGAAGACCTGGCGATCATCGAAGGGCAAATCGCCGGACTCGCCGCCACGGGGCAGGGAGCACGCGCCGCGGCGCTGCTCGGCGCGCGGCGCCGCGGCCGGCAGTTTGCGCGCCGGCTGGCCAACGCGTTCGCCGCACGGCCGGAGCTTCGGGCGCGGCCCGAAGCCGACACCGTGGTGTGCCGATGCGAGGACGTGCGCATGGAAGACCTGCAGGCCGACTGGGGCGCTCGCCAGGCCAAGCTCGCCACACGGGCCGGCATGGGCGCCTGCCAGGGCCGCGTCTGCGGGGCCGCCATGGCATGCCTGTTCGATTGGACCGCGCCCAGCGTCCGCCCGCCGGTCACTCCGGTGCCGGTGCGCGAACTCGCCCACACGCCCGGCGCGGCGCGCTGAGCGCTGAGCAGCGCGGCGCCGAATCACTGCCGGAGCGGTTGCCCGGCCTCCGGCACGGCCTTTACCTTAAGCGACGCTCTTCACCGTGCGGTTTCACCGTTCACTACAGGCGCCCCCAATGGCGACGTACAAATACGCAACCGTCCCCGCGACCGGGGAACGCATCGGCTACGCCAACGGCGAGCTGAAGGTCCCCGACCACCCGATCATCCCGTTCATCGAAGGCGACGGTACCGGCGCCGACATCTGGCGCGCCTCGGTGCGCGTGTTCGATGCCGCGGTGGCCAAGTGCTACGGCGGCAAACGCAAGGTCGCCTGGATGGAGGTATTCGCCGGCGAGAAGGCGTTCACCAACTATAAGGATTGGCTGCCGCAGGAAACCGTGGACGCCATGAAGGAGTTCCGCGTCGCCATCAAGGGTCCGCTCACGACGCCGATCGGCGGCGGCATCCGATCGCTGAACGTGGCGTTGCGGCAGATGCTCGACCTCTACGCCTGCATCCGGCCGGTGCGTTACTTCGAGGGCGTGGGCAGCCCCATGAAGCAACCAGCGCTCCTCGACATCATCGTGTTCCGCGAGAACACCGAGGACGTGTACGCGGGCATCGAATGGAAGGCCGGCTCCCCCGAGGCCGACAAGCTGCGTGCGTTCATCAAGACGGAACTCGGCGCGGACATCCGCGAACACTCGGCCATCGGGATCAAACCGATGTCGGAGTTCGGGTCCAAGCGGCTCATCCGCATGGCCATCCAGCACGCGCTCAAGCACAACCTGCCGTCGGTGACGCTGGTGCACAAAGGCAACATCATGAAGTTCACCGAGGGCGCGTTCCGCGATTGGGGGTACGAAGTGGCGCGGAACGAGTTTCCCGAAGTCACCGTGGCGGAAGCCGACGTCGGCAAGGCCGGCGTCAACGCCAGGGCCGACGCCGTGATCATCAAGGATCGCATCGCCGACTCCATGTTCCAGCAGATGCTCCTGCGGCCCAACGAATATTCCGTGCTCGCCACGCCCAATCTCAATGGCGACTACCTCTCCGACGCCGCCGCGGCGCAGGTGGGCGGGCTGGGCATCGCGCCAGGCGGGAACGTTGGCGACGGCGTGGCGGTATTCGAAGCCACGCACGGGACGGCGCCCAAGTACGCCAACCTCGACAAGATCAATCCGGGCAGCGTGATCCTTTCCGGTGTGATGATGTTCGAGTATCTCGGGTGGAACGAGGCCGCCACGATGATCGTTCGCGGTCTCGAGAACGCCATCACGTCCCGGCACGTCACCTACGATCTCGCCCGTCAGATGCCGGGGGCCACGGAAGTGTCCACCTCGGGATTCGCCGACCAGATCATCAAGGGGATGGCGGGCTGAGCGGCACACCGACCTCACGTATTCTTCTTCCTTCGGAGCCATGCCGATCCCCATCTCAGCCCAACCAGCCGCCTTCGCCGCGCTCGACACGCCGTTGCTGGCGCTGGCGCTGGCTGACGGCGCCGCCCTCACGCCCGATCTCGCCCCGGTCGACGCCGCCACCGGCGGGGCGCTGGGACGCGCGCTCACGGCGCGCGACTTCCGCGGCAGTCGCGACGAACTCCTGTTCCTTGCCGGTGGCGCCGCCGGCATTCGCCGCGTGCTGCTCGTGGGCATGGGCAAGGTCACGCAGCGCACCGATGCGCTGCGCCGGGCCGCCATGCTGGCCGCCCGCCAGGCCGCGCGCCTGGGCACCGGCTCGGTGGCGTTTCATGCGGGCGCCCTCACCGCCGCCGATGCGGAGGCGATCACGCTCGGCCTCATCGCCGGTTCGTGGCGCTACGACGACGTGAAGACCCCGCCGCCGGCCGCCGAGCAGCGCGCGCCGCTCACCAACGGCGTGGTGCTTGGATCCGACATGGCCGCCGCCGAGCAGGGCGTCGCGGCGGGCGTGGCGATCGGCGCCGGACACTCGCTGGCCCGCACCCTCGGCATGATGCCCGGCAACCTGTGCACGCCCGATTTCCTGGCCGAGACCGCGCGCGATATCGCCAAGCGCCACGGCATGCAGTGCACCGTGCTCGGGCGCGCGGAGATGGAGCAGGAGGGCATGGGATCGTTCCTCTCGGTGGCCCAGGGCACGCCGCAGGATCCCAAGCTCATCGTCATGGAATACCGCAAGGGAGCAAAGGGCGCCAAGCCGGTGGTGCTCGTCGGCAAGGGCCTGTGTTTCGACTCGGGCGGGATCTCGATCAAGCCTGCCCAGAGCATGGAGTGGATGAAGTACGACATGTGCGGCGCCGCCGGCGTGCTCGGCGCCATGGAAGCGATCGGCCGCCTCGGGCTCCGCGTGAACGTCGTCGGACTCGTGGGCTCCACCACCAACATGCCGTCCGGTACCGCGGTCAAGCCGGGCGACGTGGTGAAAAGCCACCTCGGCAAGTACATCGAGATCATCAACACCGACGCCGAAGGACGGCTCGTGCTCGCCGACGTGCTCTCGTATGCGCGCCGCTTCGATCCGGCCGCCGTCGTGGACGCCGCGACGCTCACCGGCGCCTGCGTGATCGCGCTCGGCCATCTGGCCACGGGCGTCATGGGGTCCGACCAATCGCTCGTCGCCGAAGTGCTGGCCGCGGGCGATCGCTCGGGCGAACGCGGGTGGCAGCTCCCGATGTGGGACGAGTACAAGCCCCTCATCAAGTCCGAAGTGGCCGACATCAAGAACACCGGCGGGCGTGGCGCCGGCACGATCACCGCCGCGCTGTTCCTGGCCGAATTCACGGAGTCGTACCCGTGGGTGCACCTCGACATCGCAGGCACCGCCTACAGCGAAACCGATCTTGTCGTGATGCCGAGCGGCCCCACCGGCGTGCCGGTGGGAACGTTCGTGGAACTCGTTCGAGGGCGCGCGACCTGATCCGGCTCCTGCGACGCTCGCTCTGGTGTGCCGGCCTCGGCCTCCTGGTCGGGGCCGTTTTGCCTGCCGCCGCGCATGCCCAGGGGCGTGACACCCTCGCCCGGCGAGATACGCTGGCCAAACGCGACTCGCTGGCCAAACGCGACTCGCTCGCCAAGCGCGACACCACGGTGAAGTCCGACACCGGGGGCGCGCTCGTGCCCCTGCCGGCCGTACCCGATTCCATCGCCAAGCGCGTGGTGCCCAAGGACACCATCAAGGCGCCGCTCGCGCACGCCGAATCGCCGCAGCTCGCGGATCCCACCGGCAGCTACCGGCTGGACCGCGCCCAGATCTTCGCCAGCGGAGCGCGGAGCGTGGGCGATCTGCTCGATCGCCTGCCCGGCGTGACGGGACTCCGCACGGGATGGATCGCCACCCCGATGACGTCCGCCTATCTGGGCGACGCGGGACGCGTGCGCGTGTTCATGGACGGGCTCGAGTACGATTCGTTCAATCCTCACGACGGCGGGGCGGTGGACTATTCGCAGCTGCCGCTGTGGCCCATCGAGGAGATCACCGTCGAGCGGTCGGCGTCCGAGGTGCGCGTGTACCTCAACACCTGGCGCGTGAATCGCACCACGCCCTACACCCGCACCGACATCGCCACGGGCGACCAGCAGACCAACCTCTATCGCGCGTTCTTTGGACGCCGGTTTGCTCACGGCGAAGCGCTCCAGTTCGGCGTCCAGCAGTACGGAACGACTCCGGAGCGCGCCGGCGCCACCAGCGACCAGCTCTCGCTCATGGGACGCGTTGGCTGGGCCCGCGGCGCGTTCAGCGTGGATGCCTTCATGCTGCAGGTGGCCAGCCACCGCGGATCCATCGTCGATCCGTACACCCTCGATTCGATCCCCCAGCTCGCGTCCACGCGCCGCGACGCCTACGTGCGCCTGGGGTACGGCGATCCGGATCAGGGGCCCTGGATCCAGGGAGTGGCCGGCACCACGCGGTACGCCTTCGGCGGCAGTCCGGCCACCACCACGGGGGTGACGATCCCCACCGACACGACCGCCGCCGACTCCGCTGCGGTCAAGAGCGATACCGCGGTGTCCGGCAGCCAGTATCTGCTCACCGGCGGGTTCTCCCGCTGGGGCGTGCGGTTCAGCGGCGCCGAACACTACTTCGTCGCGCTCCATCGCTCGCTGGCGGTGCCGAGCGTTCGCGCCAGCTACGACTGGCGTGGCCTCTCGCTCGCCGCGTTCAGCGAGGGTAAGGGACGCGACTCCACTTCGCGCCGCGAAGTCAGCGCCACCATCATGCCGCTGAGCTTCATCCGGTTCTCGGCGTCCGTCGGCCAGGCCCGCGACGCCATGGTGCGCGACAGCGTGCTGAGTCCGCAGTATCGGCGGCTCGAAGCGGGTTTGCGCATCCACGATTTCTGGATCGGCGGCGGAACGATCACCCGAGGGGCCGTCGCCCTCGCCGCCCCAACGCTGGTCAACGACTCGCTGACCAGCGTTCGCGAGCCCTCGGCCAGCGCCAAGTTCGTGAACGTCCAGGGGCGCGTGTGGCGGGGCATAAACGCCGACGTGTTTGCCCTGCGGTGGAACGACAGCACCGGGTACTACCGGCCCCAATTCCAGGCCAGGAGCCAGCTGTATATCAGCACGTCGCTTCTCAACCGGTTTCCCGACAACACCTTCCACTTCTTCCTGGGCCTCACGCACGAGTACCGCTCGGCCACCTTCTTCCCCCTGGCCGACGGCTCGGCCGAGCGCGTGGACGGCTACCGCACCATCGGCGCCCAGCTGGAAATCCGGATCGAGCGAGCCGTGCTCTCCTACCAGTTCAGCAACGTGCTGGGGGAGAAGTACACGCAGGTGCCCGGATTCTTCATGCCTCGCCAGGCCTCGATCTACGGAGTTCGGTGGGAGTTCTGGAATTGACAAGGTCATTGTGGTGCCGTAACTTACGTGACTGCCAATGATTCGAAGCATGACGGGGTTCGGGACCGCGGAAGGAGCG
Above is a genomic segment from Gemmatimonadaceae bacterium containing:
- a CDS encoding Plug domain-containing protein, which gives rise to MPAAAHAQGRDTLARRDTLAKRDSLAKRDSLAKRDTTVKSDTGGALVPLPAVPDSIAKRVVPKDTIKAPLAHAESPQLADPTGSYRLDRAQIFASGARSVGDLLDRLPGVTGLRTGWIATPMTSAYLGDAGRVRVFMDGLEYDSFNPHDGGAVDYSQLPLWPIEEITVERSASEVRVYLNTWRVNRTTPYTRTDIATGDQQTNLYRAFFGRRFAHGEALQFGVQQYGTTPERAGATSDQLSLMGRVGWARGAFSVDAFMLQVASHRGSIVDPYTLDSIPQLASTRRDAYVRLGYGDPDQGPWIQGVAGTTRYAFGGSPATTTGVTIPTDTTAADSAAVKSDTAVSGSQYLLTGGFSRWGVRFSGAEHYFVALHRSLAVPSVRASYDWRGLSLAAFSEGKGRDSTSRREVSATIMPLSFIRFSASVGQARDAMVRDSVLSPQYRRLEAGLRIHDFWIGGGTITRGAVALAAPTLVNDSLTSVREPSASAKFVNVQGRVWRGINADVFALRWNDSTGYYRPQFQARSQLYISTSLLNRFPDNTFHFFLGLTHEYRSATFFPLADGSAERVDGYRTIGAQLEIRIERAVLSYQFSNVLGEKYTQVPGFFMPRQASIYGVRWEFWN
- the icd gene encoding isocitrate dehydrogenase (NADP(+)), encoding MATYKYATVPATGERIGYANGELKVPDHPIIPFIEGDGTGADIWRASVRVFDAAVAKCYGGKRKVAWMEVFAGEKAFTNYKDWLPQETVDAMKEFRVAIKGPLTTPIGGGIRSLNVALRQMLDLYACIRPVRYFEGVGSPMKQPALLDIIVFRENTEDVYAGIEWKAGSPEADKLRAFIKTELGADIREHSAIGIKPMSEFGSKRLIRMAIQHALKHNLPSVTLVHKGNIMKFTEGAFRDWGYEVARNEFPEVTVAEADVGKAGVNARADAVIIKDRIADSMFQQMLLRPNEYSVLATPNLNGDYLSDAAAAQVGGLGIAPGGNVGDGVAVFEATHGTAPKYANLDKINPGSVILSGVMMFEYLGWNEAATMIVRGLENAITSRHVTYDLARQMPGATEVSTSGFADQIIKGMAG
- a CDS encoding FAD-dependent oxidoreductase gives rise to the protein MTESLRQDVVIVGAGPAGLAAAVRAAEGGARVTVVDQSAHPGGQIWRHRDRATLPPAARAWIERFHASGARWMPNASVFDAAPGRLWIHSASGATAIEAGAIVLATGARELLLPFPGWTLPNVMGVGGLQALIKAGADVRGKRVVIAGSGPLVLPVAATAAQHGARLSAVCEQAPLGDVLAFAAGLWRSPAKLITAATYRARFPLARFRAGVWIERVHGDDRVRSATLTDGDASWRVPCDLVATACGLIPNVELGTWLGCEVRGGALTVNHDQQTSVPGVFAAGECAGVGGEDLAIIEGQIAGLAATGQGARAAALLGARRRGRQFARRLANAFAARPELRARPEADTVVCRCEDVRMEDLQADWGARQAKLATRAGMGACQGRVCGAAMACLFDWTAPSVRPPVTPVPVRELAHTPGAAR
- a CDS encoding leucyl aminopeptidase, whose product is MPIPISAQPAAFAALDTPLLALALADGAALTPDLAPVDAATGGALGRALTARDFRGSRDELLFLAGGAAGIRRVLLVGMGKVTQRTDALRRAAMLAARQAARLGTGSVAFHAGALTAADAEAITLGLIAGSWRYDDVKTPPPAAEQRAPLTNGVVLGSDMAAAEQGVAAGVAIGAGHSLARTLGMMPGNLCTPDFLAETARDIAKRHGMQCTVLGRAEMEQEGMGSFLSVAQGTPQDPKLIVMEYRKGAKGAKPVVLVGKGLCFDSGGISIKPAQSMEWMKYDMCGAAGVLGAMEAIGRLGLRVNVVGLVGSTTNMPSGTAVKPGDVVKSHLGKYIEIINTDAEGRLVLADVLSYARRFDPAAVVDAATLTGACVIALGHLATGVMGSDQSLVAEVLAAGDRSGERGWQLPMWDEYKPLIKSEVADIKNTGGRGAGTITAALFLAEFTESYPWVHLDIAGTAYSETDLVVMPSGPTGVPVGTFVELVRGRAT